Part of the Henckelia pumila isolate YLH828 chromosome 2, ASM3356847v2, whole genome shotgun sequence genome is shown below.
GTGCATTTTACAAGGACAACCAAATTTAGttaatcaaatatatattagCTTGTGTGTTAAGATGTCATTtacatgtttaaattttaatagtTGCTATTAATTTCTCTTCCATCAATGAGAAGTGACCGAATTCAATGCTGCAACAGATATTTAATTAATGGCTAGCTATTAGTAGGATTTAGGGTTTAGTACATGCCGCCCGCACTATCCTGCAGGTGATGTGTAACttcatgattggtcaaaattagtgGGTTTCACGTGGGACCCactaattttaaccaatcatgagcCGCCACGTCACTCGCAGGGCACTATCCTGCGAGTAGCATCTACTCAACCGGATTTAGAAACTGGGAAAATGCCATAATTAACACCTGAAGTTATCATGGAGTCAACTTTTAATCAGATAACAATTCTTGTAAATTAAATATTACCATCAGAAAATTAAATACATGAGTGCGATTGAATCGCATAAACATATAAGATCACAACTCTTGTAAAATTAGACAATGGATTTCAAACGAGCAACAATTAATCCAATACAAATATATTTTACAGCAAAAAATTGTTCTAAATAAAGTAATATTTGTTGTTAAAAAAAACTAGATATTATGTTAaagtttaaaacttttaagATGAGTTTTCAACAAGtggttaaaatatttattatatgatcatatttaattttttttagtttatggTTCTTATAgtaatttttttgtttggaATATGATCATTATaaagatatatataaatataattatttttttgtagaCATGGTAGTTATAGATAACCTAAAATACTAGTAAAATAagtatttataatattttttattaattgaaatgaattgttttttaaaaaaattgatgattattttttgtatataaaaaaTTAGACTATAGCCCCAAATTAAGTTACTCCCAAGTCTCTCAACCTTAATAATGCAGAAAGAAATCAAGAATAGAACAGATGTACTTTTGTattctactttttttttttgtatttattgAATTTGATACTTACCTCAATAATATGTTGTAATATAATTTTTGTATTTGATAATAAAGACAAGCGacaaatacaataaataaatacgaggaaaatagatataaaaattcaatatttataCGCGCCACAAACAGAGCACTTGTAGGAaaaaaatttttctcatgggtGTTACATATTTGTCAACCTACTATAAATAACCTTTTTtacatattaattattattaaattgcTCGATGCTTATAAAAGACAATAAAATATGTAACTACTATATGGTAATGATTCATCTATAATAGGATGCAGAAGGGTATTAAACATTTTTCAAGCTCTTATTTGAgctttaataataatttttgcaAAATTCCTACAAAGTTGAAACATCCAGGATACTAGCACAGCTGCCCAAACACCACATATGCCTGCCTGCTTGCCTATATACACATCCATGAAAGTTTATTCTTTTTAACTTATTTCAATTTAACATGAACTCAAACGTGGCCAACACATGAAATGATGGTTTGTAGAACGACGGAACGCCATTGTTTTCGCACATAGAAATCATTCTGTAAATTCCAACATAGAACTATATCCCTATTGTTCATTCATGAAGCTTCATGACCCGAATCGACCAGGTTCTTTCTTTCCTACGCCTGGTGATATGCACACTCTAGAAAATCTTGATTGATTCCCAATTTCCCACAAAAACGAGCGACTGATCTATGTATATAGCCAAAGCTGAATGATGTTATACGTGGAAGGTGGCGTGGAAAAAAAACTTCTCTGTCACCTACTAACAGATGGGTGGGGCATGGGGTAAGTCAGAGGACCTACCGGGGCACCCGGAACGACTCCATATGCTAAATGTGGCGGTGGAAGATTAACAGGAGTCCCGACTGCAGAAACCAGGGGTCCTCCGATTGGTTGACCCATAGTTGGAGCGCCATACATAGGAATGCCTGCGGGTTGAGTAGGTTGTTTGTTCGATTTGCCTGACGAACCACCTCCCACGGCAGAACCATTGGCTTGACCGGTGATCGGACCTTGGGGTACAGACACGTCTCCATTGTTGACACTAGTgatgtcgtgaatgctggaaCGCCTCCTGTCTTTGTTCATAGAGTTCAAACGAATAAAATACTTCTGGGCATGGCTGGCCACTTGAGTTGGTGTCCTTGTCACCACAAAATTTCGGGAAATGCTTCGCCAATCACCTTTTCCGTATTTCTCCAAACCAAGAAGAAACAATCTGTTTtacacacaaacacacaaaaAAAGCAGTTAATAAATAACATCTGTGCTTCCGAGATAAAACGAATACTACAAATGCAACTCATGGTCTCATGAACAATTAAATGACAGCACCAAATAAGCAGAGAAGGTATTTCACCCTTTTTCATCATCACAACTTTATAGAAAATATTGAGCTGACAAGTGGTGTACAAATAAGACTATAAATTAGCAGTTTAACATTTCAATTTAATTATTCATATATTCTCTCTTAAACAGAGTTTGAACTTCCTACAAAGCATCAGTTTTACACATGTATGCATTCAGAAATGAGTCAAACCATGAATAAAAACAGTCAACACAGTTGAATCGTATGAAAATGGAATCTACCAAAATTTCCCACGCAACAATGTTGTCTCCAATAActcatttctatatatattttttcatggaGTTTCAAATTGGTTCTCTACTCTCAAATTATAAAGGTGAAGGGAAAAGTCCCAAATGCAAAAAAACACTCTGGGAGTGATAACTCAAATCACTCTTCACTAATCTAGAGTCAGCTATGACGATTCATTTTTTCATTCCATCAATCATTATCGGAATAGAATGTGCATGCTTAATTAAAGTGAAGCATTTAGAAGAATGATTTATTAGAATCTATATATTACTAGAAAATTTGATTCCATACAATTCAATATAAAATGACAAACCATAAAacaataataacaaaaaaaattaaacacaaTAAGTGTCTAACTGAAAACTAATCACCATTATCCTACATTTCATTATGGATTTACCATCCCTACATTTAAGGGGAGCTTAAAGGGTGCCTGAGCTATAAAGGCGCACCAGGTTAGGGCTTCATGGTTATGGTGCTAACTTCATCAAAGCTTGCTTCAACTTGTGTCAAGGCGCAAGGATTAAGCATAGCATAGCTTGCCGCACAGCCGCATAGGTGCATGATTTGCGGGCATTTAACGACTATGATCCAGTAACTTGCTTGCTAAACTACCAGTATTAGAATTGAAACCATGGAAGACATGTTTTTAACTCCTACAGAGACAATTTCGACAACAGATTTGACAATGTTGTTTTGGGCTGTCGATTATAAATTAGCACTGAACGAGTTCATCATAGTCCTTTGAATGTGTTTCCAATTAAATTACCAAAAGCATTAGGAACACAATTTTGTTATTTAGGTAACTTCATTTTGCAGCAGAGTAAGGTGTTGAAACAAGGAAGATAAACACAAACGAAGGACAAACAATTAAGCAATAAATAGCTTTTATTAACCAGATTCATCTCTTCAGCATAATGCTAGAGACAAACTGGtgctttaaaaaataaaataaaaataaaaaaagaaagaatGTCCATCCAATTATACTTAAAGTGGGACCTGAATCCTACGAAATCAATGGCACCATCATTCAGCCAATAGGTTGACTAGCTGAGACAAATCAGTTATATATCACTGACAAGGTTTCATTAATCAATCCACGTTAGACTCTGTCTTCTTTCATTATTTCCAAATTTCACGTATACCTTCAAATCCTCCACAGTAATCGTCACTCAAGCTCCATTTACTGCAGTAAGCTTCCTTTTAATCCgctaaaataattttgaaatctAAACCCATAAAAGTGTCAAGGACTATGATATTGTTCaataatttataaatacatAGCCTGGGCAATAATATCTCCAAGTGCATTTAATATGGCCAGCAAGAGGAATTTAGACGAGAAGATTACTTATGCATAGTGACACGTCTTTCAATCTCTAAAACTCAAGTATTCAGCTGGAACTTTTTGTATTTACAGTAAATTGTAAATTGCCTCTACCTTGAAAGAAAATAAGAGGTCAACATTTGGCACCTTGTTCTGATATACCACCGACTTAAAAAAATGCAGTCCAAACATTCCTCAGGTAATAGAACATGAAACCAAGGCTCAATCCAAGGAAAAGAAACATCAAAAGGGAAATCAGAGGAATAAGCAGAGACATAGTTGCATCTTTATTCCATATAGTAACAAACCAAGTTACAAATGCAAGTACAATGCTTAAAAACTCTTATCGTTTTATAAAGCAATAGTGCATTATTTAATTTAGCATCATCAA
Proteins encoded:
- the LOC140882402 gene encoding transcription factor SRM1, coding for MPASESSSSSWNREQDIQFERALATYPEDLSDRWEKIAADVSGKSVEEVKYHYELLVDDVNRIESGFIQVPCYNSSLDGSSSQGGDEGIGKKSGNLGQLNSDSNHGSKSSRSDQERRKGIAWTEDEHRLFLLGLEKYGKGDWRSISRNFVVTRTPTQVASHAQKYFIRLNSMNKDRRRSSIHDITSVNNGDVSVPQGPITGQANGSAVGGGSSGKSNKQPTQPAGIPMYGAPTMGQPIGGPLVSAVGTPVNLPPPHLAYGVVPGAPVGPLTYPMPHPSVSR